The following DNA comes from Mucilaginibacter jinjuensis.
TTACCTGCTCCCATACGCCTTTGTTGAGAGCCAGTATGTTTACCTTGGGGTTTAGGTCTGTAAAAACGTCTACTACATGAGCATAATCAACCGTTGTACCATCCGAAAAATCAATATCCTTAGCAGATGCCGGTAAATTTTTCCACTCTACCTGCAACTGTAATTGCGCATCTTTCTTTTTAAAAACCTCTTCGTTACCAATAATCATGGTATCGCCTTGTTTAGGCGCAGTGCCGAATGGCACAAAAGGCTTAGATGGGTCGAGTACGCCGTTATCGCCAAACAACATCAGATTTTTAATGCCGGTGGTGATCGAGTCATCGCTTTTTAAACCAACCTTTGTTTCTACCTCTACCGTGGTGATATTAATATCTTTTAGCAGATCATAAGGGTATTGAACAGCATTATCATTATTGAGATACACCTTTAAAACAGGTACATCCACATTAAATGTACCGCCATGCACTTTAGCAACATAAGCCACAATCGCCGGTGCATCGCCGGGAATGGTGAATGAAAGCGTGGTTGCCGGAGTAGTTGTACCATCTATAACTCCCCCATTTGCCCAACTTGGCGAAACAGCATTGTACCAGCCTTTTGCAGTAGTAAGGCTTACGCTTATATTATTGATTGCAGTTATCTGGGCAGATGTTAAGGCCGGTGCAAATTTTACATTCACCAATCGTTTGCCTTCCGCCAACGACAAATAGTGTGAGGCTATCGCGAAGCCAATATTAGCTGTAGGGATATTGATTGATGTTAGCGTGCCATCTGAAAATGTTTTGCCTGCAAAAGGCTGCCACTCATTATTAGCCGAAGTCAATTTAGCCCCCAAACCATCTGCCGAATTGATAACTGGTGCGGCAAATAAACGGCCATTGTTATTAACGGTACCTATCTGGTCAGCGGTGTTGCCTTTGTAAACACTCATTAAACCCGCTATCTGTGCTTTGTTAAAGAGCGTATCTTTAGTAAGTGCGTAGGCTACATCTTTGCCCAAACTATCTTTCCCTGCTTTAAACAAAGCACCCGCGCTTAGCTGGTAGGCATCAACCTGGTTGGCCAATTGAACCAATATATGTGCCTGATTTAGTGTAGCTGCTTGCGGACTGAGTTGTAAAACTTCTTTATAATAGAAATCGAGGTGCCTTTGGGTAAGGGTATTCGCATCGTCCTGTGCATTTTTATATAAACGAAGAAAGGTTAAAAACAAAGCGTAATGAGCAGGGTGACTATTCCAGTTAGACAAGGTTTGAAGCAAGGTGGTTTGCGCACTATTGAACAGCTTAGACAAAGCCATCAAAAACTGATCGAACAAGCCCGAAAACAAATTATGATTAGCCGCATGCATCAATTTGCGCGATGATCCCCAGGTTAAATCACCATAAATACTGGTATCAACTGGTAAATGATGATAGAAATCGTGCAGAGATGCTGCGCCATTCAACCACAGCGGTGAAAGGTTCTGGCCTATTAATGTGGTAACTTTTAGCACTGGTCGGTTAAGTACCAGCCAGTCTGGGTTATCAACTTCTTTAATTAAGTGCTGTTGTTTGGCGCCTTTATAATCTGCTAATAGTTTTTGCAGGGCCAATTGCAGTTTCCCGGTGATTTGGTTTTGAATCAGCGTTTTCACATCATTCCCATCTGGCAATTGCTGCAAATAATAATCGAGCGAACCGGCCAGTGTGATAATGGCCGCTGTCAGGCTGCTAAAGGCTTCTTTTTTGGGGTTGATCCCGTAAACCGAATCTTCACTTTTCAGGATCTTGAATTGTTCGGCAATGGCTAATTTGTAATCATCAATTTTCTGGATAGCGATTGAACCAAGTACTGCAGAAATATCGCTTGCGAAGAATGGTTGCCAGGTTGCAACAGCTGTATTCGTGTTATCATAGTAATTGAGCCAGGCCGAAAACTTGTTGGCAAAAACAATCCAATCGGCATACTGCCGCTCGTCAACATTGATATAACCATTTTGCAATGCACTGGCTATACGTTGCTGCTGACTAAGTCCGCTGCGCACTAATGGATTTTTTTTGTCGCTGCAAGCCATAATTTTACAGGGCTACCAGGTTATTAGTTGTTATAATTTGTATCTCCGTACCCTCATTAATATAATATGGGTACACAAAATTGAATCGTGAATTGGTTGACCGTACCACGTATTCGATACTCACCAGTACAATGCCTTCCAGTTCGTCATCAACATTCAGTTCTATCTTCTTGGCATCTATTCTTGGTTCGAAGTAGAGGATGGCCGTTTGGATCTTATCAATAATGATGGTCTGCGTGGTGGTGTCCAGCGATTCAAAAACCAACTGATCCATATTGCAGCCGTATTTGGGTTCCATAACCCGTTCGCCCACTTTGGTCGAGAGCAGGATCTGGAGGCTCTTCTCAATGTCATCCATTTTCTCGGTCATAGCCACATCCTGCTGTACCAGGTTAAATGTTGGTGGAAAGCTCCATCCCCGGCCTATAAAATCGTTGGTTATTTCGCCTGCCATAATTTATCCTCCTATCATTACTGTGGGTGCGCCTAAAACTATGGTGCCTCCGTGTGCTGTTGCATCGCCCATGCGTGCTGCGGGCATGCCACTTATCAATACTGTTGATGAACCCTGGATTATACTATCCGGCGGACCGGCACATGTCAATAAATCGCCAACCTTTGCTGCGGGCATCCCTGCTATTAAAACCGTTGGTGTACCCGGTGGTAAAATTGGCCCGCCTACGTGCGGCACCGGCCCGGTTGACATCGGGCAGACATGCATATCTCCTACTCGTGCTGCTGGTGGCATATCGTTTTAATTTATCTGTACAATTGATCCCTTTACTGCTGTGCTGCCGCTCGATGAAATCTCAGCACCGGCGCTGCCTTCAACTTTTACCTGGGCACTGCCCTTGAGGTTGGCGTTAACACCTTCCATCTTTACATCGCCGGCAGAGGTTGTCATCACTATATCCTTAATACTTTCCAGTTTTATACCATCCTGGTTCATGGTAATTTTGTTGCCGTTCTGGTCTGTTAGCTGGATCATCTTTTCATCCTCGCTAATCAGCACTTTATTCCCGGCAGGTGTTTCTATATCGATGGTCTTTTTATCATCGTTAAAAATCATTTTCATTTCGCTACGCGATACATAACCTTTCTCATCATTTTTATCGCTGGCTGTTAGAGGGGCAGGTTTTTTGCTGCTATTCAGCATTCCCAAAATCATGGCAAAACGTGGGTCGTTATTAATGAAGCCAACGATTACTTCATCCCCAATTTCGGGACGAAAAAATGTACCGCGTTTATCGCCTGCATCCAATGTGCTTACCCGGCTCCAAATGCCATCTTCCTGTGTGCTAATGTTGGGCAGGCGTACCATAATACGGTCTTCCCCATCCGGGTCGTTTTCCAGTTTGGTTACTACGCCAATTTGCAAACCTTGCACGGCTGGCAATAATG
Coding sequences within:
- a CDS encoding baseplate J/gp47 family protein; its protein translation is MACSDKKNPLVRSGLSQQQRIASALQNGYINVDERQYADWIVFANKFSAWLNYYDNTNTAVATWQPFFASDISAVLGSIAIQKIDDYKLAIAEQFKILKSEDSVYGINPKKEAFSSLTAAIITLAGSLDYYLQQLPDGNDVKTLIQNQITGKLQLALQKLLADYKGAKQQHLIKEVDNPDWLVLNRPVLKVTTLIGQNLSPLWLNGAASLHDFYHHLPVDTSIYGDLTWGSSRKLMHAANHNLFSGLFDQFLMALSKLFNSAQTTLLQTLSNWNSHPAHYALFLTFLRLYKNAQDDANTLTQRHLDFYYKEVLQLSPQAATLNQAHILVQLANQVDAYQLSAGALFKAGKDSLGKDVAYALTKDTLFNKAQIAGLMSVYKGNTADQIGTVNNNGRLFAAPVINSADGLGAKLTSANNEWQPFAGKTFSDGTLTSINIPTANIGFAIASHYLSLAEGKRLVNVKFAPALTSAQITAINNISVSLTTAKGWYNAVSPSWANGGVIDGTTTPATTLSFTIPGDAPAIVAYVAKVHGGTFNVDVPVLKVYLNNDNAVQYPYDLLKDINITTVEVETKVGLKSDDSITTGIKNLMLFGDNGVLDPSKPFVPFGTAPKQGDTMIIGNEEVFKKKDAQLQLQVEWKNLPASAKDIDFSDGTTVDYAHVVDVFTDLNPKVNILALNKGVWEQVTTNVGILADYIQYKLYGSVIGTTSNPSVLTIPVNLMSPNDGVFADYEDIYLPYTITANNGFIKLMLTDTFGHDEYQAAYTKYLITQAKTPTNDAAPVKPYTPLIQALTLHYKAHAISNVTTATEASFDARDLQFFHLYPFGQAEQHSFLSGSSTVALLPQFKSTAKTENIGEFYIGIQNIIGGQSVSILFQVLEGTTDPLEEKPDNHVTWSYLSNNKWEDFSKTQVSDATLQLIQSGIISFILPADASTDNTLLPAGLLWIRAAVTTETDAVCKIISVDTQAAVVIYQPNNNAPDFMNNVLPAQTISKLVVADAAVKKVTQPYTSFGGKPVENNQQYYVRVSERLRHKDRAITIWDYEHLILQAFPSIQKVKCLNHTSYIGNNYNEVAPGHITIITIPDLNNRNDANPLRPYTNQNVLTDIEAFLKTKVSCHVKLTARQPQFEEVRLKFNVKFFDGYEFSYYHDQLQQEITRFLTPWSYNSNAEIDFGGKVYKSVLINFIEERPYVDYVTNVAMYQRVTDGAPESADQDEIIASTAKSILVSASPSKHDITEIVPIAFSFIKNLIKLNL
- a CDS encoding GPW/gp25 family protein is translated as MAGEITNDFIGRGWSFPPTFNLVQQDVAMTEKMDDIEKSLQILLSTKVGERVMEPKYGCNMDQLVFESLDTTTQTIIIDKIQTAILYFEPRIDAKKIELNVDDELEGIVLVSIEYVVRSTNSRFNFVYPYYINEGTEIQIITTNNLVAL
- a CDS encoding PAAR domain-containing protein, with translation MPPAARVGDMHVCPMSTGPVPHVGGPILPPGTPTVLIAGMPAAKVGDLLTCAGPPDSIIQGSSTVLISGMPAARMGDATAHGGTIVLGAPTVMIGG